In Nitrosococcus halophilus Nc 4, the genomic stretch CAAACTGGGAAGCCGAGGTGAAGCTTTGGGGACCTGGGGCGAAGGCTGATTCGCCGGTAGCGAGCCAGGGTACCGAAAGCCCGATGTTCGGTGTGGATCTGATGGAAGCGATATGCGAACGGGATAACCTGCGCAGGGCGTTAAAGCGAGTGCGAGCTAACCGGGGCAGTCCAGGGACGGATGGGATGGGGGTAGAGGAGCTTGCGGATTATCTGCGCGTCCACTGGCCCTCGATCAAGGAGCAGTTGCTGGCGGGAGACTACCCGCCGCAACCGGTGAAACGGGTAGCGATACCGAAGCCGGGGAAACGCGGAGAAATACGTCAATTGGGCATTCCCTGCGTGATGGATCGGTTTATCCAGCAGGCGATCTTGCAGGTGTTGCAGCCCCGGTGGGACGCGAGCTTCTCGGAGCAGAGTTATGGGTTCGGGGGTGTACAAATAACTGTGTAACTGGTGATCTGTAATTAACAACAAGGAGAAAGCACTGATGACCAGTATTGAAAAAAAGACCGATGAGTTGCTGGATGAACTTCTGAAGGAGTGCAATAGCCCGAAAGAGGTTCTGGGCGAGCATGGGTTATTGAAGCAGCTGAGCAAGCGCTTGGTGGAGCGGGTTTTGGAGGCTGAGCTGACTGAGCACCTAGGGTACGCGCCCCATGCTCAGGAAGGTCGGGGCAGTGGCAACAGCCGCAACGGCAAGAGCAAGAAGCGGGTTCAGAGCGAGGCGGGGCAATTGGAAATCGAGGTGCCACGGGACCGCAATGGGAATTTTGAGCCGCAATTGGTCAAGAAACGTCAGCGTCGGCTGGAGGGCTTTGATGAGAAGGTGCTAGCGCTGTATGCCCGGGGGCTCTCGACCCGAGAGATTGAGGCGCAGCTGGAAGAGCTCTATGGGGTGGAGGTCTCCCCGGCGCTGATTTCCCAGGTGACCGATGCGGTGTTGGAGGAGGTGCGGGCCTGGCAAAGCCGGCCCCTATCGGCCGTCTATCCCATCCTATATTTTGATGCCTTGTTTGTGAAATCACGCCAGGAGGGCATGGTGAAAACGAAAGCAGTGTACTTAGCCCTGGGGGTCAATCTAGAGGGAGAGAAAGAGCTGTTAGGGATGTGGATGAGTGAAAACGAAGGGGCTAAATTCTGGCTGTCGGTATTCAATGAGCTGAAAAACCGGGGGGTCGAGGATTGCTTTATTGCCTGCGTGGACGGGCTCAAGGGCCTGCCTGAGGCCATCGAGGCGGTGTTTCCACAGGCCCAGGTTCAGCTGTGCATCGTGCACAAGGTGCGCGGCTCGCTGAAGTATGTCCCCTGGAAACAGCGCCGGGCCGTGGCGGCCGACCTGCGGGCCATCTATGGCGCCGCGACCCTGGCCGAGGCCGAACAGGCCCTAGAGCGCTTCTCAGCGCGTTGGGATGAGACATATCCGGCCATCAGCCCCAGCTGGCGGGCCGATTGGTCACGGCTGACGGTCTTCTTTGATTACCCACCCCAGATCCGGCGAGCCATTTATACCACCAACGCCATCGAATCCTTGAACTATTCACTACGAAAAGTCTTGAAAAACCGGGGCGCTTTTCCCACGGATGAAGCCATTTTCAAGGTGCTCTATCTGGCCCTGAACAATATCACCAAAAAATGGACTCAACCCATTCGGGACTGGAAGGCCGCCCTCAATCAATTCGTCATCCTCTTCGCTGAGCGGATGCCCAAGTGAAAATTAGTTACACAAAAAACTTGACACCCTCAACAATACCATCTGATGAACATAGTTGCGGGCCAGCCGGTCGGGGTCGGTGACCCATATCTGGTCCACTTCGGCCGCCCGCACCGCGTCCCGCAGCCGATCCAGGCCGGGGCGGTTCAGACTCGCCCCGCTGTAACCGTCGTCGCGAAAAA encodes the following:
- a CDS encoding Retron-type reverse transcriptase-like protein; its protein translation is MGDMKGRRVRKRTSNWEAEVKLWGPGAKADSPVASQGTESPMFGVDLMEAICERDNLRRALKRVRANRGSPGTDGMGVEELADYLRVHWPSIKEQLLAGDYPPQPVKRVAIPKPGKRGEIRQLGIPCVMDRFIQQAILQVLQPRWDASFSEQSYGFGGVQITV
- a CDS encoding IS256 family transposase — its product is MTSIEKKTDELLDELLKECNSPKEVLGEHGLLKQLSKRLVERVLEAELTEHLGYAPHAQEGRGSGNSRNGKSKKRVQSEAGQLEIEVPRDRNGNFEPQLVKKRQRRLEGFDEKVLALYARGLSTREIEAQLEELYGVEVSPALISQVTDAVLEEVRAWQSRPLSAVYPILYFDALFVKSRQEGMVKTKAVYLALGVNLEGEKELLGMWMSENEGAKFWLSVFNELKNRGVEDCFIACVDGLKGLPEAIEAVFPQAQVQLCIVHKVRGSLKYVPWKQRRAVAADLRAIYGAATLAEAEQALERFSARWDETYPAISPSWRADWSRLTVFFDYPPQIRRAIYTTNAIESLNYSLRKVLKNRGAFPTDEAIFKVLYLALNNITKKWTQPIRDWKAALNQFVILFAERMPK
- a CDS encoding recombinase family protein — protein: MEQQLERLKSHIQVQGGELREEYIFRDDGYSGASLNRPGLDRLRDAVRAAEVDQIWVTDPDRLARNYVHQMVLLRVSSFLCN